The genomic interval CAGCCAGACCAGCGCGCCCCGGACCGTCACCTGCCCCGAGGGGATGGGACGCGAGCGGGTGCGCGCCACCTTGTCGTCGATGTCGCGGTCGGTGATGTCGTTCCAGGTGCAGCCGGCGCCGCGCATCAGCACCGCGCCCACGCCGCAGGCCACCGCGATCCACAGGTCGCGCCATTCCGGCCGGTCGGCGATCATCGCCAGCCCGATGCCCCACCAGCAGGGCAGCAGCAGAAGCCAGGTGCCGATCGGCCGGTCGGCGCGGGACAGGCGCAGCCACGGCCTCCAGCCGGGCGGCGCGTAGCGGTCCACCCAGTTGTCGGGCGGCGCGTCGGCAACGGTGCTGTGGTCCTCTGGCCTCGGCCCCTCTGGCGTCTGACGGTCGGTCTGCATTAGGCTGCGCCCCATCATGGCGAAAATCAGACTGTTCATAGATCACCCGCTGGCCGAGGGACAAGGCATCGAGCTGAATCCCGACCAGGCGCATTACCTGTCCTCGGTCATGCGGCAGGCCCCGGGGGACGAGATCCTGGTCTTCAACGGGCGGGACGGCGAATGGCTGGCGCGGATCGGGCGCATCGCCAAGCGGGGCGGCGCGCTGGAGGCGCTGCGCCGGACCGCGCCTCAGCTGGACCCGCCCGACCTGTGGCTGGTCTTTGCCCCGATCAAGAAGGCGCGCACCGATTTCATCGTGGAAAAGGCGGCCGAGATGGGCGCCGCCCGCATCCTGCCGGTGCAGACCGACCACACCAATTCCGAACGCATCCGCCAGGACCGCCTGCAGGCCCATGCCGTCGAGGCCGCCGAGCAATGCGGCGGCACCTTCGTCCCCGAGGTCGGCGAACTGGTGCCGCTGTCGCGGCTG from Paracoccus sp. MA carries:
- a CDS encoding 16S rRNA (uracil(1498)-N(3))-methyltransferase, yielding MAKIRLFIDHPLAEGQGIELNPDQAHYLSSVMRQAPGDEILVFNGRDGEWLARIGRIAKRGGALEALRRTAPQLDPPDLWLVFAPIKKARTDFIVEKAAEMGAARILPVQTDHTNSERIRQDRLQAHAVEAAEQCGGTFVPEVGELVPLSRLLDGWDAGRRILWADEALAGPAQVLSALPRGPWAILIGPEGGWSESERKRLSAMDCVTRIALGPRILRADTAAVASLALWQAALGDWR